The Anopheles gambiae chromosome 2, idAnoGambNW_F1_1, whole genome shotgun sequence genomic sequence GACGGGACGAACGCTTCCCGCTGGGAAAGATCTTTCATCGCTGCGAACAGGTCCTTGATGCGGCGCGCCACTACATCGGTGCGGCGTTTCACCTCCTCGAAGGAGGGAAGCTGACCGGCACCGGTGCCACCGTTCACATTCGTGCCATTGCCCGGGTCCATGCTGGCGCTGGCACCAGCCGGAGCCATCGAGTAAAGGCTCTGCGTGATCGGTGGTCGGCTTTCGTCACGTGGCGTCTGGCGCGTTTCGTACATGCTGACGGGTCGTTTGGCGTAGGCGGCGGCTGCCGCGGCGGCCGCCTGCCGTGCTTCCTGGTCCCGTTCCGGGGAGCCTTCGCTGGCGCCGCCGGAACCGTTCAGATGCGAATCGATGCGTCTGCAAAGATAAAAAAGGCGTGAATGGACTTTGTTTTTTGGAGGGTCAACCGCACAATACTTACAGCTGCACATCGTGATCCTTTGTGTCGATGGACGACTTTAGCTGATTGTTTTCCGAGGCCAGCTTCTGTATCATGCTGCGCAGCTCGTGTATTGTCAGCTCTTGGTCCTGTATTCGCTGGCGCAACGTTTCCACCTCCACGTTGGAAACGGCTGCCGGGGATGATTTGTTCACAAGGGCCTGGCAGGACAGGATGGGTAGGACAGGAGGAGATGACGATGATACGGGAAAAACGGGGATGAATTGAAGCAATAAGGATAAAGTATTTCGCAGTCCATTTAACTCTCTTTACCACCGTTATGTTTTTAAGAGTGTTAGATAAGCGTTTAGTAATAGAATTAAACTTACGCATAGCCGGACGATACAGATAACTTCTTGCAacatcacaaaacaaaacatgcataGATGAAACGAATATACACACTGAAGAACGACGGTAGGAGTGGGCAGAATGTTAGTGTTAGGCGCAAATTGCGACCGCAAAACCGTTTATTAGTTCAGTTAGTGTTTGCTGTTTCATGGGAATCGTTTTCCATGGCTTTTGCTACAGTACGGACGGATGATCTGtgtgtcgttgttttttttccttggtTAACTGCACAGAAACCACATACAACTTTCGATACATTGGCTTTTAACAACACGTATGTAAATCATAGCACTAAATGAGCTGAGATGGCACAATGAGAACAGTTCTATCATTTAGATGTTttacaaaacatgaaacatgagCATTGTTAGTGTGGTAGTGGCAAAGTGGTAGTGtaaatagaaacaaacaccTATAGTaacgaatgaatgaataaGTGTACcgatacaatgcaaacagagTACAGAGAGCACATGTAACACATCTAAGCACCGCGCGAAACCGATCATCCCACATATACATATGTATGCTACACGTTTCGGAACAACGTTCTCCTGCTCTACAAAAGCTATCCTTATTTCCCAAACCCACCCACTTCGTTGAGTTTGACTTCAGCGTTTGTTTTACGTTAATATCACAATGCGTTAGTAATGGTTAGTGTTAGTGGCGGATGCGTAAAATTTTGGCTAAACTACCGGCTACTGGTTGTAACGATATTTTCCTTGTTCGTTTCGTGgtaccacacacaccaccccccccccccccccccaacccggAGATCCCTCCCTCCACCCGGAAGCCATTCACCCGAAGCTGTTGTTATGATTGAGTACGGACTTTTTCTGGCGCATTAGGAGCTTTACCTGTTGCGCTACCGGCGCCAGCGCAGCGTAATCATCGTCGGACGCGACCGCATCGTACAGCGGCTCATCGTCGGAGAGATTGGAATCGCGGatgccaccaccaacaccggcCGCAACCCCGGGTGCTAGGGCGGCCGCTTTCAGCTGTGCCAAACCGGCCGGCAACGGCCCATCCATGGGACGCAGGTTGGCCATATTCTGACGCCGGTGCGCATCGAGCAGGACGTCCATCAGCAGGCCGGCAAACTCCTGCTGGCTAAAGCGAGCCAACTTTTGGCGACCCTGTGAGCAACAATAAAACGGGGAACGCTCCTCGTGTGTTAGCTGAATGTGAAGGGCGTTCCTCCGACACGTGGACGACATACCTGATTTCGTGTGGCACTGAGGTGAGGATTCGTGGGCAGAAACGGCACCGCGCCAGAGTCGGGATTGAGTGTACTCGTCGCCCAGATGGCTTCCGTTTCGCGACGGTCCACCTCGTCGTACAGATCCATTACCAGCTCCTCGAACATCCGGTTCGGCACGAGCTGCAGCTTGCCGCGTGCAATCTTGAGCTGTTCGCTCATTTCCTTCTTCGACTGGCCCGGAATTAGCAGATGCTGTCCAGACTGTACAGCGgccaaacataaaaatgaaattgtttactaaatgcacaaaatacacaacgTTATTGAACCACATGTAACGAACACTCACCGCATGGTTGGGCTTTTTGCCAATCAGAAAGAACGTGAGCCGATCCGTCACCTCGTACATGACCTCCAGCAGCCGTTCCGCGATGACGCTCTGCTTCGCCTGTCGGGCCAGCTCGAGCGGCGTGTTGCCTTGCGCGTCCAGCGCATTCACGTCCGCACCGTACACCAGCAACAGCTCGATCTGCGACAGCTGGCCCGACTTGACGGCCACATGCAGCGGCGTCGAGCCCTTGTCCTCGTGGTAAAAGTTTGGATCCGCTCCCTGCACCAGCAGCCGGAGGGACGTTTCGAGATTGCCGGCCCGCACGCTGGCGTGCAGCTGTTTGCTCAGCTCCAGCTCCAGACTGCTTCCCTCCTCCGCTTGAAACGTCGGCTTCAGCACGTACGCCAGCTGGACGTGCTTGGCGCGGATAAAGTCCGCCTTGGTCGGGTGTACCGCATCCTTGGGCGCGGGTTTGCGCTTCAGGCTCTTCGGTGCGGCCGAATCGAGCAGCAGATGCTCCCACACACTGTTGGCACCGTGCGCATTGAGCTGGTTGACAAAGTTCAGCACGGACGGTTGCCAGCTGCCCTGGCGCAGGGATTTCACCTGCGAGATGTGTCGTCCGAGGCTGCGGTGAACCGAGCAGCAGTCGGCACAGAGAAGAATGCCACGGTTGATCGAGGCCCAGGATGGATCTGGAAAGGGGCAATGGGTATAAAACGAAGCGGTGAGTGTAAGCCTACAAACCGAGGGAATGGTGACCACCTACCGGCACTCCCGCAGTCCCCACAAACATCCGTTTGTATGCGCGATTTAGCACGTGACATGGTGTTTGTGCTTTGCCCGGCCAATTGGCTCCTTTTAGTCACAGATACTTCTAAATACTGTTTACTTATCAAATTGTCGCTTCGAAATGCGCCACACTCTGGCGAACACACTGGTCGTGGGGGCGAACCGTTATTTCACCGTCACTGCCGCGATCAGTAGGCCAGGCAGCAGAGGgtgcaccacacacaaacacgcacacacatagacaaacTCACGTATGGGTTCCCCGGGGTGATGGTTGGCGCTTCCCTGTGGCACTACGACAAAACCCGTTTACAAGAAAAACTCCCGCACGCAGGGTCACCCTTGGCAGGAAAATGCAGCCTCGCCgtcagcagcaaaaacaggTTGTCGAGGAAAACCAGACCCCACACACACGGTCATCAGATCAGGGCAACTGGGATGCTGGGAGTAGCACGGGAATcactgtgggtgtgtgtgtgcgtcggtGTGGACGAGAGACGATGACcaatcgctgctgctgctgggtatATTGCAATATTGCACGGCCAGCACCCACGCAGCGCCAAGCAAGTGCGTGTTCGGGCTGGGGTTTCCTATAAGGCCAGCGCGATcttctccaccaccaccaatacGAAGGTCGCCATTTTtcgagatgctgctgctggtgctgttgctgctttgcgttgcttcctttttccttCCACTGTTCTATGTTTAGAAGCAGCGACAAGGGGGAAAGAACATCAAACTACACACCTACTGAATGTTTTGACACAACTGCGGCCGCACCTCGCGCATCCCTGCCCGGTTGCGTCGGATGCACTGCAGGGTTGGATTGAATGGTGTTACGGTTGGCTTGATCGGTATGGAACGATTTTGGTGGCAGACATTAGTGATGGGTTCTTTGGaacgcacccacggctccgctCCAGTTCTGGCAAGGTTgcttccgattccgactccagaCAAGTGGAATCGCTAGCTccaccggaatcgtccggaatcgacggcttcgtcggaatcgttcggaattattcggaatcgtctggaatcgtctggaatcatCCGTAAATGTAGTAGACCGATATTTGTGAACTACTATCGAGTGATCGGAGTTCACTGCCACCTTACCCGATTGCCCCGAAACACTTCAACACGCAAAACGGGCAATTCCTATTGATGCCAGTATACTAAGAGGTTCCATCAACGCTCCAAACATTTTAGGGAGAGCAGAAAAGTGTCTTCCCACATTCATTTATATAGGTCGACTACAATTCCACACGATTTCgacgacgattccggacggtgCTGTCAATTCCTGACGATTCCGATGATTCCACTCAACTCCGACGATTCTGTCGATTCTGTTGATTCTTGACGATTTCAACGATTCTGGCAGATTCCGGACGGTTCCAGCGTGAGTGATTGAACCTACCCTTCAGAACTGGTTCCGAAATTTGATGGAACCGTTCGGACCCAGTTCcacttttttgtgaatttagCCCAACTCTACTTAAAATGCGCTAAATAAAGTGGAATGTTATTTTAATGACACATTACACAAgttcttcttatttttacgTTTATATTGCTTTCATTTGAGAGAAAACTACGATAATTTTGAAGAAATAACCACCGTTTGAAGCAGCCCTATTCAAATCAGTTCCATCTGTCAAACTGACAGCTTAACCAAAACACGCCTCGTAAAGTTGTAAACATTGCCCGGTCTCGCCAGCGCACATGCGGATGATTTGCGTGCTTCCTTCGACGAAAGCTTAAAAATGTTCGTAGAAACAATCTACACCTCTGCTGCCTGCAATCGGACACCGGACTCGTTGGATTGGGGCCCGGATGGATTGATTTACTTCGCCGCCAACAACGCCATTGCAGTGTTCGATCCGAAGGTAAACTCTGGCCACCATCAACATGAGCACGAGGACTTGAACGTTTCTTCTTTCCACAGTACCATGGCTCAGTAAAAATCGTTCGTACTCTGATTGGCCACAAAGCGAGAGTAAACACGGTGCGCGTGGTTCGCGACGGGAGCGAGTGTCACGGTGGCATTAATCTCCTCTCCGGTTCGGACGATGGAACGTGCATACTGTGGAACACGAAACAGGACGGCGGTGCGGTACGATTCATTCTAAAGGGCCACACAAAGGGTGTGACTGCGGTGGATGCACTGGTCGATACTGCAACGAACAATCTGATCGTTGCCACTGGATCGGTTGATAGTTCCATTAAGCTGTGGCAAGCGACTGCCGAGTCCACCTTCGAATGCACTCAAACGATTGATCTACGCTCGGGATTGACGTTCGCGATGAAGTTGTTCTGCTTGCCGCGATCGAACGCAGTGATGCTTGCGTACACAACCGACACGGATGTGGTGAAGCTGTGCGTCCGACAGAAGCGAACCGACGCAGACGAGGCAACGTTTGAGCCGGTGGAACAGCTGAAGGGACACTGCGATTGGGTGCGTGGATTGGATTGCATCCAGCTGCCGGACAGTGAGGATTGGCTGTTGGCTAGCTCGTCCCAGGACACGTTCATACGCTTGTGGCGTATTTCGCCGAGAGCGTCCTTGCAGAAGCAAAAGGAGTTTAAGGAAATTCTGCTCGAAGAGGACATAACGCTGGAAGAGCGTACGTTTACGGTGCGAGCCGCGGACGGAGCCGCGTATCATTATGCACTTTCGCTGGAGTCCGTTCTGCAGGGCCATGAAGGGTGGGTGTACGGGGTGCACTTTTGTATGCGTGACGGCAAGCTGCACCTACTGTCCAGCTCCATCGACAAGAGCCTGACCGTGTGGACACCGTCCGAGAGTGGCGTTTGGGTGGAAAGCGTACGGGTGGGCGAGGTGGGAGGATCCTCGCTCGGATTTTATGGGGGAAAATTCTCACCCGACGGCAGCTCCATCATTGGGCACGGTTTTCAGGGCAGCTTTCATCTGTGGCGCGAGGATGCGGAACAGCCGGGCCTTTGGAAACCGGGCACCATCTTGGGTGGCCATTTTGGAGGTGTAAGAGATCTGGCCTGGGACCCGGCCGGTGGAATGTACGTGGTGACACTTTCTGCCGATCAAACGACGCGCATCCATGCGCCGTGGAGCCGACCGGAAGGGGAAGAAACGTGGCACGAGCTGGGACGTCCGCAGGTGCACGGCTATGATATGCAGTGTTTAACGTTGCTGTCGCGCTACCGGTTGGCCAGTGCGGCGGAAGAGAAGATAATACGCATCTTTCAAGCGCCGTCGAACTTTGTGCAAAACTTCCGAGCACTGTGCGGTGTGGTGACCGATCCGGAGGGGGATGCAGTCGTGGAAAGTATGTATTGCCAAGTGGTTGATGATTTAGAACGATAAATGTTTAATtattctgttttctttgttcaggTAACCCAATGGGTGCATCCGTTCCCTCGCTGGGACTGTCCAACAAGGCCGTGTTTGAGGTTGAAACACCGGAAACGGACTCCCGGCACATTAAGGACATGTACCCGGAGCATTACTTCAGCCCGATCGCCCTAGAATCCCCGCCGGCGGAAGAAACCCTTATGCAAAACACGCTGTGGCCCGAAATTCAAAAGCTTTACGGACACGGCAACGAGCTGTACGCGATTGTATCCTCACCCGACGGCGCACTCATCGCGTCCGGTTGCCGCGCCACCTCGACCGATCAGGCACAGATCCTTCTCTGGGACACGGCTTCCTGGCGCGTTGTGCAACAGCTTACCGCACACCAGCTAACGGTGACACAGCTGGCATTTGCTCCGGACGGCCAATATCTCCTATCGGTGTCACGTGATCGTACATTTTCCGTGTTCCGGCGCGTGTCGagcgcgttcgaactggtgatGCGCTCcgacaagacgaagggtgtgCATACGCGCATCATCTGGTGCTGCGATTGGTCTCACGATTCGAAGCGGTTTGCTACGGGATCGCGCGATGGCAAGGTGGTAGCATGGAAGGCATCCAACGAGGAGTCGAATGGCGCGGCAGTTGCTCCCTTTGAACAGGCCGGTGTTTTGGAACTTAAAAACGAGTCAATCACTGCGGTCGCGTTTGGTAGGAGGAAGCTGTCGGATGGCCGGTATTTAGTGGCCGTCGGGCTTGAGAGTGGTGTGATTAAGCTGTACGCATTGGGCCAGTGGGATCTTTTGTTGAACATTTCGGAAGAGTAAGTATCAATTGGTTTTGCGTTTGAAGACACATTTTACAttataatgtatttatttcaGTCACGCACATCATCTCACGGTCAAGCGTCTTTCATTCCGGCCGCACGTAGAACAACATCAGCTGGCCAGTTGCGGGGAGGATGGTTTGGTGCGAGTGTATAGTATAAAGCTATAGAAGAAGACGACTAAAACTTATGAAGCTATATGTTACgatttaaacaataaaaacaactatTGCTACAATAGTATCTGAAATAAGCAAAAGCACGTGTGCAGTCGTTTCCAATTGAACAAAATGAATTCCCCAACCCTTTCACTGTGTTTAGTGTATGAGAatcaatttttaaatatttgaactTAAACTGTTCAATCGTGTCCAGCTGTGAGCGACTCAAAACAATGTACAATATAGCCTGACTGTCgtgaataaaatattttcttattGCAACcgttcaatttaaattttatactCCTTATGGTATGCAATCCGCAGCACGCGTCCACTGTCGTTCGGCCCTTTCCTTCGTTTTACACAGTGGGAGTACGTGCACATTTCAATGGACAAAATCCATTCTTTCGTTAAAATTTCACCACCGAATCGGCCAAAAATCACCATTCACCACCGACTGACAGCGCTTGGCTGACAGCGGGCCAGCAAAGTGGAACCCTCATTTGCAGCCAGTGAAGAAGATTCAATCGTCCCGTGAGCGTGCGTTCGTATGTTTTGGGGTTCAGCCAAGCAGAGAGTGAGTTTTTCGGTGCTGGGGGCAACATCAGTGTtcctgtgagtgtgtgtgtgtgtttcttttttctcagtGCATTCTCGAGTGCATTGCTTTTCTTCATCCTGGGGTGCATTCCTTGGGGACGGGAGGGCAATCAGTGCGCGCGTCATCATCAATTTCACGGAACGCGCTTGGGCTTTCTTCGTGGCTTTCGTGGGGAGAAGAACGaccaacgtgtgtgtgtgcatgggtgtgtaaatgtatgtgtgtgtgtatatgcaaTATCCAAAGGAAAGAATACGCGTGCGTGGTGCAGTAGTGTGCGGGCACCCTCTTGAATGATTATTCTACGGCAGTTCTTCGGCTGGCCAATGATTGTTGGGTCCGTTTTCCGCTCGGGAACAAACCAACGGTGGGGCAGTCACGGGGtggcgatcatcatcatcaccagcagcagcagcgaacggAACAAAGCGGAAGAGCCGCAGTACGCGGGTAGGGGCGGAACGGGATGCGATCAATTAggctgtgtgtttgatgtgtttcggtttgcttgtttttcgaATCGGTCAAATCGCGGCAGCTGGGAGAGAGAAGCGGCCGCGTATGGGAATGTGCCCGCGcgcgtgtatgtatgtgctGTGCACTAAAACTGCAATTTAAAACTCGTGACAAAATAATTCTTGCATACACGCATGTCTTCGACGAATTCTTCCCAGCCAAAAGAAACCGGAAAGTGTGTGTGCCCCTGCGATGTACGCCCCTGTCTAGGGCTTAGGTGTGTCTGGCTGTGGTTGTGTGCGGTTGTGGCGGCCCCTCctagtgtgcgtgtggtggtggtggatgttctccctttctttctctctctctctttccctctttggCAACGTCTCGCATTTGGTTGCATTTGACGGTgcgctgtgtgtttttctttgcccaCCGTACATGCACAGGCGGCAGGGCATATAGCCGAGCATAATTTATGCTGCACGGTAGAGAAAAAGAGCAagcgagaaaagaaaagaaataataagAAGTATCTGTCTGCCGCATCCTgctgtgactgtgtgtgtgttttggttgtgttagtgtgtggtTTGAACCAAGggttgtgtgttattttgacatgtttttgcacattttttttgtctcgGCTAACCTGATTATCGGTGTGGTGTATTGTTTTAAGCCAAGTTTTCCAACTCATTGGCGAAccaaatacgcacacacatacacgcagccCTTTAGTTTTAGCGTTATCATTGCATCGATTTCGTGTGCTtacatttgctttcttttcttcttcacccTTTTCAACGTTCGTgccttccctctttctctttctctctaatACAGCCGTTTGCCGCTGCGTGCGTGGAGATATGTTTGTTCGAGCGTAATTGTGCCGCAAAGCAAGTGTGTGAGGAGGCCCCCGAGCTGGTAGGCCCGTTCGTTCGCGCGCgcttgtgttagtgtgtgtgtgtgtgcgcgcactcctcccccggtgtgagtgtgtgcagtGTGGGTTTCCCcctgattttgttgttgttgttgttggagcAGCGCACTGTTCCGTTGGAAGGTGTGCTGTACTTTAGTGTGAgtggttgtgtatgtgtgtgtgtgcgcctagAAACGCGTATGTGTCCCACCCCAGTTGTGTTGACGTAGCGGTGATTTTCCCATCGCCAGAGCACACCGCCGCCTCCCACTTCCTGCAACGCGCTGCACTTTTCGGCAACCATTTTGCTGTGTGAAGTggagaaacaagaaaaaaaaaacacggaaaaacaccccaaaaaaagCACCGTTTCAGCACCTTGCGAGAAGGAGAGGGAGAGCGACGATCGGAACGACTACCATCATCGACAGGCGAAGGTAGAGGAGAAAAAAGGTAGGTTTTAAAGAATGAAAATGCTTGATTCACACAAGgggagtttgttgttttgcatacCAAATCACGACCaaacggcaacagcagcagcagcatccgtcCGGGGAAAGAATTTTCGGAATGTGCCACCACCTCCCCAGCACCCATTTAAATCCGGCCAAGTGGTTTGTTGTTGCAGCGGTGGTTGCAGTGGTTGCAGTTTGCAGGCAAACGATACACACAGCACGATGGTTGTGTCCCGGTCTACTTCGATGCCTCGACTGTGCAAATctgaagtgtgtgtttttccaaACGAcccgaccgggggctctcttCCCATTAATGAcagttgattgttttgatgTGCGAAAGAAGACGGgctttctccccccccccccccctcaaccGTCCCGTTCCAATCTGGGTCGTTTGAAAACACACCCTTCGGCCCCCTTTGGTTCGTAGACTCAAGTTCAAGAGCTTTTAATTCTGCTCAATTGCCAGAATTTCAGATTCACCATTCGAAATTAGTGCCGATTGAATcaggccagcagcagcagcctttgCAGGAAATGACCTTTTTGCGCCCTGATTCTTGCTTCTTGCTTTCCTTTCGGGAACCCTTGGCAAACGGTGCAGTTGAACGGCGCGAGTTATCCGAGACCACACTCGTATCGTGTTTCTCTCCAGCCTCGTGGATTAAATGCTGGTTGAGACCTtctcactgtctctctctctatgtctcCTTCCGCATGTTTGAGAGTGTTTCCCGTGTTAATAGCTTCATTGGACAATTTGATACGCACCGGGGCAGTAAATCtggtttttggtttaatttttttcctctGTATTTTGGGTCGTATATCTCCTTCCTTAAGTTACCTGAAGTGGCTCAAACACGCAGGGCAGACAGACTTCTGGCACGAGTAAAAGGTGTGAGAAGAGAGCTTGTACACATGGATttgatggtgtttttttttattcgtatGTGTCTAACAATCCTTTTgaaagtcgcaaaaaagcCCTAATATCAATGCAGAGGATTATGTTTTTGTAgtgagagaagcaaaaaaaaaaaaacaataggaAAGGAtaacatgaaacaaaatggATGTGCGATCATAATTCATACGAGAGAGATAcccaaacataaaaattcatgaaaaaaggGTTAGGCTGGGTGGTGTGCAGCTGGCGCAGCCGGAACGATTCCGATTCGTGCGCTACCGTCCGTCACCATTTCCCATGGGGAGGGAATGGAGGAAATCGCAACCGAacattcgatcgatcgatcgatcgatcaatcTCTGATTGGTGGAATACGCTTCGCTTTTGGTTCTGGTGTGGCGGTGCCAGAAGAGAGGACAGAATATTCGAATCGATTTGAATTAGTGGACAAACCCAGCCATCGTCCGTCCATGCGATTGGTTAGTGCCATCTCGAACGCAGCGCGGGGTTGCAGATACAGAAGATTTTAAGGTTAATTGAGTTGATTCTGATGAAAATGATTCCCCTGGATCGTGTCATTCGCCCCCAACCTGAATCATGCAGTCTGGCGCCAGTAAAGGTAAAGCTGTGACCAAAAGCAACCGAAATTTGGAGAAAAAAGAGCGCTAGGAACAGTTCCTAGGAACGGAACAAATCAGGTCGAAATACGGTTTGGGACACAAATTTGAGGCTCTATTTGATTTAGCATGCATATTTAATGCCATAAGATgggaaattgaaaagaaagaaaaaaaagtaatgctAATAGTCCAACAATTGCGCTGAGAGTGGATGTTTGAACACTgaacattcaaatagttcggCAATTATGCGCCATCCAGTGGGGAAAAACAAGGGGATGAAGAAAAAGGGGGCAGTATCACGAGGGCTTTCGGTGCTCGATAAAAAGCATAGAAAATTCATTAAACAACTCTCAACTAGGCCCGCTAGCACAGCAGATGCACAGGCGAacaatgttcttttttgtgtccTGCTGGCTGCTACACCCCAGAAGAGGGGAGGGTTTGATGTTTTGTGGCTGCTTTTTGCTTGTCGTTTCCTTATCTACCGGTTGCAAGAAAACGATCCCGTGACCTATTCGGTACCCTCCTGGATCGAAACAGTCGATTGTGTGATGCTTGtcgttgctgtgtttgtgagcCGACAATGTGCCTGAGCTAATGTTGTCAACGAGCGTTTCTAATAATACAACCAAATAATGATCTTTAAACCGTACAGCTCCGATTGAAATCGATCAGcttaaagttccaccaagtggtgtcttttaataaatttcttcatatgaatggcctttttttcattaaactaaaattgTTACGAAATTTGTGTAAAAAACGCAAAATTCTCTCCCTTGGTGGCCAATGGGTTTTTGTTCACCCAGCGGAAAGAGATAATAGCCCATTTGCTTCCGGTAGCAGGGCGTCGGAAAGGGACCACCAAGCATACATCTCACATCCTGTACATTGCtttgccatgtgtgtgtgtgtgtggttgtgtgtttgtcgaGAGGTCCATGTCTGAGCTGGCCcttatgtttctttttcgctgcgcttttgtttctttgccgTTTGTATCGCCGTTCCGGCTCCTTCCGGTGCTGCCGTTTGGCATAATGATAACGTACGCTATTTTGCGCAAGTTTAGTGGAACTCTGAAAGAGAggaaaagggagagaaagagagaaagaatcaGCATACCGACCATAAATAAGCGATACATGATACTTGCGTTTAAGCGAGTGTTTGCGTCACTAAGAATGGTGCCTTTCACGATACTCGGCAGCTTTtcttgtatggagtttgacagttgacgGCTGAAAgcatgtcaacactccatacaaaaccacacacaaaactagcgtCCGATttttagcctcaaagctagaattagattcgagttcCTGCTCGAAAAACTGTGAAATCAAGGTAGTGTTTTCATGTATCCTAAGGTGCATCAAAgatggtggtggaatctagaatcaaagtgtatgcaGACCAGGTGGTCTCGTCCGATATAGTTTGACAACTATATCCATTTGACAGAACGGATGAAATGAGTTTCGATAGGAACGGATCGTTTTTCATAACAGCACACACGTAGCAGAT encodes the following:
- the LOC1270193 gene encoding ARF GTPase-activating protein Git codes for the protein MSRAKSRIQTDVCGDCGSADPSWASINRGILLCADCCSVHRSLGRHISQVKSLRQGSWQPSVLNFVNQLNAHGANSVWEHLLLDSAAPKSLKRKPAPKDAVHPTKADFIRAKHVQLAYVLKPTFQAEEGSSLELELSKQLHASVRAGNLETSLRLLVQGADPNFYHEDKGSTPLHVAVKSGQLSQIELLLVYGADVNALDAQGNTPLELARQAKQSVIAERLLEVMYEVTDRLTFFLIGKKPNHASGQHLLIPGQSKKEMSEQLKIARGKLQLVPNRMFEELVMDLYDEVDRRETEAIWATSTLNPDSGAVPFLPTNPHLSATRNQGRQKLARFSQQEFAGLLMDVLLDAHRRQNMANLRPMDGPLPAGLAQLKAAALAPGVAAGVGGGIRDSNLSDDEPLYDAVASDDDYAALAPVAQQALVNKSSPAAVSNVEVETLRQRIQDQELTIHELRSMIQKLASENNQLKSSIDTKDHDVQLRIDSHLNGSGGASEGSPERDQEARQAAAAAAAAYAKRPVSMYETRQTPRDESRPPITQSLYSMAPAGASASMDPGNGTNVNGGTGAGQLPSFEEVKRRTDVVARRIKDLFAAMKDLSQREAFVPSAERIRLAVVDLMALFPASIIASESLRGALQQLNFHGNLIQAECARLQQCLAAEGMVATAANTVPNGGGGAGVAGAAKPLAESIQQSMEQVRGCAYDLAMSTKMLITHLQQA
- the LOC1270192 gene encoding elongator complex protein 2; the encoded protein is MFVETIYTSAACNRTPDSLDWGPDGLIYFAANNAIAVFDPKYHGSVKIVRTLIGHKARVNTVRVVRDGSECHGGINLLSGSDDGTCILWNTKQDGGAVRFILKGHTKGVTAVDALVDTATNNLIVATGSVDSSIKLWQATAESTFECTQTIDLRSGLTFAMKLFCLPRSNAVMLAYTTDTDVVKLCVRQKRTDADEATFEPVEQLKGHCDWVRGLDCIQLPDSEDWLLASSSQDTFIRLWRISPRASLQKQKEFKEILLEEDITLEERTFTVRAADGAAYHYALSLESVLQGHEGWVYGVHFCMRDGKLHLLSSSIDKSLTVWTPSESGVWVESVRVGEVGGSSLGFYGGKFSPDGSSIIGHGFQGSFHLWREDAEQPGLWKPGTILGGHFGGVRDLAWDPAGGMYVVTLSADQTTRIHAPWSRPEGEETWHELGRPQVHGYDMQCLTLLSRYRLASAAEEKIIRIFQAPSNFVQNFRALCGVVTDPEGDAVVESNPMGASVPSLGLSNKAVFEVETPETDSRHIKDMYPEHYFSPIALESPPAEETLMQNTLWPEIQKLYGHGNELYAIVSSPDGALIASGCRATSTDQAQILLWDTASWRVVQQLTAHQLTVTQLAFAPDGQYLLSVSRDRTFSVFRRVSSAFELVMRSDKTKGVHTRIIWCCDWSHDSKRFATGSRDGKVVAWKASNEESNGAAVAPFEQAGVLELKNESITAVAFGRRKLSDGRYLVAVGLESGVIKLYALGQWDLLLNISEDHAHHLTVKRLSFRPHVEQHQLASCGEDGLVRVYSIKL